From a single bacterium genomic region:
- the folE gene encoding GTP cyclohydrolase I FolE, protein MTPNPAGKASYVEEFDQAGPGIGISELVREQLIRIGEDPDREGLVKTPDRVDRSVAFLTAGYRMDVQDIVNGALFTEDCDDMVVVRDIEFYSMCEHHMLPFFGTAHVAYIPRGKVIGLSKVPRLVEVFSRRLQLQERLTRQVAECLTEVLNPRGVAVITEAQHLCMMMRGVEKQHSSTMSSTMLGCFRTHQETRQELLSFLRNTRQ, encoded by the coding sequence ATGACACCCAATCCTGCTGGAAAAGCATCCTACGTCGAGGAGTTCGATCAGGCCGGACCCGGCATCGGAATCAGTGAACTCGTGCGCGAGCAACTGATCCGTATCGGCGAGGATCCGGATCGCGAGGGCCTCGTCAAGACCCCGGATCGGGTGGACCGCTCGGTCGCCTTCCTGACAGCCGGCTATCGGATGGATGTCCAGGATATCGTCAACGGTGCGCTCTTCACCGAGGATTGCGACGACATGGTCGTCGTGCGCGACATCGAGTTCTACTCCATGTGCGAGCACCACATGTTGCCGTTCTTCGGCACCGCACATGTCGCCTATATTCCACGCGGGAAGGTCATCGGCCTCAGCAAAGTGCCGCGCCTTGTCGAGGTTTTCTCGCGCCGACTCCAGTTGCAGGAGCGCCTAACGCGCCAGGTCGCGGAATGTCTGACCGAGGTCCTGAACCCGCGAGGCGTCGCCGTCATCACCGAAGCGCAGCACCTGTGCATGATGATGCGCGGTGTCGAGAAGCAGCACAGCAGCACGATGTCTTCGACGATGCTGGGGTGCTTCCGCACGCACCAGGAGACGCGGCAGGAGTTGCTTTCCTTCCTGCGCAATACTCGGCAATAA
- a CDS encoding YggU family protein: MLGLEERDEGCRLAVRVQPKASRTAIVGFHGDRLKVALAAPALEGKANKALVQFFAKLSRIPKSRVSILSGEKSREKTLFSRGSDRQSIAPHSG, translated from the coding sequence ATGTTGGGCTTAGAGGAACGAGACGAAGGCTGCCGATTGGCTGTTCGGGTTCAACCGAAGGCAAGTCGGACGGCCATTGTCGGGTTCCACGGCGATCGGCTGAAGGTTGCACTCGCTGCCCCGGCATTGGAGGGAAAGGCGAACAAGGCCTTGGTCCAGTTCTTCGCCAAGCTTTCGCGGATCCCGAAGTCGCGTGTCTCAATCCTGTCGGGGGAGAAGTCTCGCGAAAAGACCCTATTTTCTCGAGGGAGTGACCGCCAGTCAATTGCGCCGCATTCTGGCTGA
- a CDS encoding carboxypeptidase regulatory-like domain-containing protein — MHSKSETPWIRLVVAVAVLSLAALVIWQARTEEEVAEIHGARSLDPDLIELDSSVHATSSSTTPSLEVVEVPSPTPIPTPAPTPEPEEEDERTSEPIEIAMASPPGGLGGWVLDDEGSPLTGAEVKLRFEKLIEDGVEAPKLEMLSGENGVFRFDSVPPGPWTVVAEHPGFSLGTKTGVHVKSNAYTGSIEVVMEAALTLKGTVKTPGGQALKDVDVQLAKRLLSIREDSGKVVSFDMPYRSATTDKNGAFTIERTAPGVNIVSASFEGFVTEREELNLEADGDLSIELVLAPSSSIGGTVRTQEGTPVEGAVVTAVDPSDKKTKHEATTQPDGAFLLSGLRGGRTYELTAKAANLAPTGPIEVPAGRLEVVIVLGAGGAITGTITDFTSASPMEGIAVSLRSADGAFSIARLARSGADGTYRIGHLPSGKYDVRIQDEKLTSEPRLGVNVKIPNDTGKIDFVVYEGKTISGTVVEDFTGERIAGARVTLQSQAGAGFLTRSKSEVTTDEFGSFNVENLPFGYYSLEATADGYLASPNPEATADVRLVPGAVVEPVTLLLSRGGTITGQVTDTLGGSLGGAVVQLFNAPGAKKTIKTDKLTALSAADGSFKITGIPVDNQVEVQASAWLSGWAKGKSDRIILSDMLPTAETVIFLRAGSPIAVRVEDEFGNGVAEANVNLNHGEFPGDKRPDEWTSKTGPQGTVLFDQIPPGRVSISAGKSGYVGGGTSVNVEAGLSADAVIQLEQGHRIWGYVEDDGGELITEGKVMVRGESGARGSGSSKINQEGYFEITGIGAGTFTLDVRATRDTSAGKHTVRRVVSGVPSDSEAPPIQVPFNGCITGTVLDGGTLNSIKGVNVRIQGRYEFRDGRQATFKASKSFSDGEGRFEFPSIPPGEYQVYFTASNYLPVEVEEVMVYSPGTRDIGRTLMDSGGAIAARVVSSDGGEPIARATVRVVPDGGSASTNAEGKARIAPLEPGIYNLEISHAEYLATEKKLIHVKSGEETDAGTIEMDPGGRLVGRVINDQDEPIVGANVRVRSSEGEGERSANTNAAGRIQMQGLEPGGIIITITAKSHDLQITKSFHETISSDKETQFEIALIADAEIRGTLHPSGGGMLLQPEVAAYPLEADGQPVTGSRRAGEVRGNSFLIENLVEGTYLVTSAATTSSGERAYWFRALELRAASATVILSPGTARLSGRVLSATDGLPIPGARVRVRGLSFPQTGSSALQNWWEWSTTTDDLGYYRFEGLRGGTYEVVAACSETGHEQMEIISLRTGENDAAHDLTLEE; from the coding sequence ATGCATTCCAAGTCAGAAACTCCCTGGATTCGGCTCGTCGTCGCCGTGGCGGTTTTGTCACTGGCGGCGCTGGTCATTTGGCAGGCTCGCACCGAGGAAGAGGTTGCCGAGATCCACGGGGCACGGTCTCTCGATCCAGACCTCATCGAATTGGACTCCAGCGTGCATGCGACGAGTTCCAGCACGACTCCGTCCCTCGAAGTTGTGGAGGTTCCGTCGCCGACTCCAATTCCGACTCCTGCCCCGACTCCCGAGCCTGAGGAGGAGGACGAACGGACTTCCGAGCCCATCGAGATCGCCATGGCAAGTCCCCCGGGGGGGCTGGGTGGTTGGGTGCTGGACGATGAAGGCTCTCCTCTGACCGGCGCCGAAGTGAAGTTGCGTTTCGAGAAGCTCATCGAAGACGGCGTCGAAGCGCCGAAACTGGAAATGCTATCCGGAGAGAACGGCGTCTTTCGATTCGACTCCGTCCCTCCCGGCCCATGGACCGTCGTGGCGGAGCATCCCGGCTTCTCGCTCGGCACAAAGACCGGCGTGCACGTGAAGTCGAATGCATACACCGGCTCCATCGAAGTCGTGATGGAAGCCGCCCTCACTCTGAAGGGTACGGTGAAGACGCCGGGTGGCCAGGCCCTCAAGGACGTCGATGTGCAGTTGGCAAAGCGACTGCTTTCGATTCGCGAGGACAGTGGCAAAGTCGTCAGCTTCGACATGCCCTATCGTTCTGCAACCACGGACAAGAACGGCGCATTCACGATCGAGCGCACGGCGCCCGGGGTGAACATTGTGTCTGCCTCGTTCGAGGGATTTGTCACAGAGCGGGAGGAGTTGAACCTTGAAGCCGACGGCGACTTGAGTATCGAACTGGTTCTGGCGCCATCTTCCAGCATAGGTGGCACCGTGCGGACTCAAGAAGGGACCCCAGTGGAGGGCGCCGTGGTCACCGCGGTCGATCCAAGCGACAAGAAGACAAAACACGAAGCCACGACGCAGCCCGACGGAGCCTTCCTCCTGTCCGGTCTGCGGGGTGGCAGGACCTACGAACTTACGGCTAAGGCGGCGAATCTCGCCCCGACGGGGCCGATCGAAGTCCCCGCCGGTCGATTAGAGGTCGTGATCGTTCTCGGCGCTGGGGGAGCGATCACCGGCACCATCACGGACTTCACCTCGGCTAGCCCGATGGAGGGAATCGCAGTCAGTCTTCGGTCAGCCGACGGAGCTTTCTCGATCGCACGACTTGCGCGTTCCGGGGCCGATGGAACTTACAGGATCGGCCATCTCCCGTCAGGGAAGTACGACGTTCGCATTCAGGATGAGAAGCTGACCTCCGAGCCTCGCCTCGGAGTGAACGTCAAGATTCCGAACGATACCGGGAAGATTGACTTCGTGGTCTATGAAGGCAAGACGATCTCCGGCACTGTTGTGGAGGACTTCACTGGAGAGCGAATCGCCGGGGCTCGTGTCACGCTGCAAAGCCAGGCCGGAGCGGGATTTCTGACACGTTCGAAATCCGAAGTGACGACAGACGAGTTTGGCTCGTTCAATGTAGAGAATCTGCCATTCGGCTACTATTCACTAGAGGCTACCGCGGACGGCTATCTCGCGAGCCCCAACCCTGAGGCCACGGCGGACGTGCGGCTTGTCCCAGGCGCAGTCGTCGAGCCGGTGACGTTGTTGCTCAGTCGTGGGGGGACGATCACGGGTCAAGTGACGGATACCTTGGGCGGTTCGCTCGGCGGAGCTGTCGTGCAACTCTTCAACGCACCGGGTGCAAAGAAGACAATCAAGACCGACAAACTCACGGCGCTCTCTGCGGCGGACGGTTCCTTCAAGATCACTGGGATTCCCGTCGACAATCAGGTCGAAGTGCAGGCGAGCGCATGGCTGTCCGGATGGGCAAAGGGCAAGAGCGATCGCATCATCCTGTCCGACATGCTGCCGACTGCTGAGACCGTGATTTTCCTCCGGGCAGGAAGTCCCATCGCAGTCCGCGTGGAGGATGAATTCGGGAACGGCGTGGCCGAAGCGAATGTGAACCTGAACCACGGGGAATTCCCTGGAGACAAACGCCCCGACGAATGGACTTCAAAGACTGGACCGCAGGGCACTGTGCTCTTCGATCAGATCCCCCCGGGGCGAGTCTCAATCAGCGCAGGCAAATCCGGTTACGTCGGCGGCGGGACTTCCGTCAATGTGGAGGCGGGACTCTCTGCCGATGCTGTCATCCAATTGGAGCAAGGTCATCGCATTTGGGGATATGTTGAGGATGACGGCGGCGAGTTGATCACCGAAGGTAAGGTCATGGTGCGTGGCGAATCGGGGGCGCGAGGCAGTGGCTCCAGCAAGATCAACCAGGAAGGCTACTTCGAGATCACCGGTATCGGTGCGGGGACGTTTACACTGGACGTGCGTGCGACACGTGACACGAGTGCCGGCAAACACACCGTGCGTCGCGTTGTCTCGGGTGTTCCTTCAGATTCTGAAGCACCGCCGATCCAGGTACCCTTCAATGGCTGTATCACAGGAACCGTCCTCGATGGCGGGACATTGAATTCGATCAAGGGCGTCAACGTTCGTATCCAGGGACGCTACGAATTCCGCGACGGGCGCCAGGCAACATTCAAAGCCTCAAAGAGCTTCTCCGACGGCGAAGGGCGTTTCGAGTTTCCCAGCATCCCTCCCGGCGAATACCAAGTCTACTTCACGGCATCGAACTATCTGCCTGTCGAGGTTGAGGAGGTGATGGTGTACTCGCCTGGCACACGCGATATCGGGCGGACGCTGATGGACTCCGGCGGTGCGATCGCGGCACGCGTTGTTTCTTCAGATGGTGGTGAGCCCATCGCCCGCGCAACCGTTCGCGTGGTGCCCGACGGCGGATCGGCATCGACCAACGCAGAGGGAAAGGCGCGAATCGCCCCGCTCGAACCGGGCATCTACAATCTTGAGATCTCTCACGCGGAATATCTGGCCACAGAGAAGAAGCTGATTCATGTGAAGAGCGGCGAGGAAACCGATGCGGGAACCATCGAGATGGATCCTGGCGGGCGCCTGGTTGGGCGTGTAATTAACGATCAGGACGAGCCGATCGTTGGGGCCAACGTACGGGTTCGCAGTTCAGAAGGGGAGGGCGAACGTTCTGCCAACACCAATGCGGCGGGACGCATTCAGATGCAGGGGCTCGAACCAGGCGGAATCATCATTACGATCACGGCCAAGAGTCATGACCTGCAGATCACAAAGAGTTTCCACGAGACGATTTCCTCGGACAAGGAAACGCAGTTCGAGATCGCTCTCATTGCCGACGCGGAGATTCGGGGCACGCTGCATCCCTCGGGAGGCGGAATGCTCCTGCAGCCGGAAGTGGCGGCGTATCCGCTGGAGGCCGACGGCCAGCCCGTAACCGGTTCGCGACGGGCGGGCGAAGTGAGAGGCAATTCCTTCCTAATTGAGAACCTTGTGGAGGGGACCTACCTCGTGACCTCCGCAGCTACTACATCGTCGGGCGAACGTGCCTACTGGTTCCGCGCCCTCGAATTGCGCGCGGCGTCCGCGACAGTGATCCTGTCGCCGGGAACGGCGCGCCTCTCGGGTCGCGTCTTGTCTGCCACGGACGGACTGCCGATTCCCGGGGCCCGTGTGCGCGTACGCGGCCTCAGCTTTCCCCAGACGGGCAGCAGCGCCTTGCAGAATTGGTGGGAGTGGAGCACCACCACCGACGACCTCGGCTACTATCGCTTCGAAGGGTTGCGCGGCGGAACGTATGAGGTCGTGGCGGCTTGCTCTGAAACGGGACACGAGCAAATGGAGATCATTTCTCTCCGCACGGGAGAGAACGATGCGGCGCACGATCTGACTCTGGAAGAATAG
- the ileS gene encoding isoleucine--tRNA ligase, with protein MTDSDQAKDYRKTVLTPKTDFPQRGSLPTREPEMLEHWKEIGLAKKISESRASAPEFVLHDGPPYANGDIHIGHALNKGLKDFVVRYKTMAGFRCNYIPGWDCHGLPIEQKVLELIRSKGDTSSDALDIRTQCAEYAKKWAAVQSEQFQRLGVGGEWDRPYMTLDPEYEVEILNAFGALVGKGLVHKGFKPVHWDPVFETALAEAEIEYNEEHVSHTIYLRFPLYENELPQELAGVPKPTIVIWTTTPWTIPANMGVAMHANFDYVAYQLGDESLIIAKDLLEPFLEETGLSGGKVVAEFKGAILEGKHCHHPVFPERPSLVMMGEHVTMEATGIVHTAPAHGVEDFMIGKEYGLEVFNPVDEKGCYTDLYPEMQGTNVFDANPKLIEKFKSEGTLVHAGKITHSYPYSWRSRKPVIMRATEQWFMNLNADGLREKALDEIENVQWIPAWGRDRIFNMVQGRPDWCLSRQRSWGVPIPSIHDKQTGHSVLTKEIVDKFVSYVREEGTDCWFRRPVEDFLPEEMKAEDGRYEKESNILDVWFDSGASHFGVLEPRENLSWPADLYLEGADQHRGWFQSSLWISVGVRGCAPYRAVLTHGFVLDEQGRPMSKSLGNVVSPLEVIDQMGADVLRLWIASEEYRSDLAASKGLLQQVSGVYRRVRNTIRFLLGNLSDFDPSKHSVPYAEMEEDDQWMLAKLDDLTRRIRRAYDDYEFHRVYHLVNGFCVTELGGIYLDCSKDRLYCSAADGKIRRAAQTVIYELATHLLRMLAPIMPFTSDEGWSHLPTAGRVESVHMADFPAGNDAWKNAELLGKYEKLLAVRTEVQRAIEALRSGEEKLVRNSLEAAVSLKSDDAATLEFLKSQENLARLFIVSRIAIEEEAPSAVPEALAAMGLKVGVTVTRVDGEKCNRCWVYAPEVGQDSEHPSLCARCADAVRSMTT; from the coding sequence ATGACTGATTCCGATCAAGCGAAGGACTATCGCAAGACAGTCCTGACCCCAAAGACTGATTTCCCCCAGCGTGGTTCGCTCCCGACTCGCGAACCTGAGATGCTGGAACATTGGAAAGAGATTGGCTTGGCTAAGAAGATCTCCGAGAGCCGCGCGAGCGCTCCGGAGTTCGTTCTGCATGACGGACCGCCCTACGCCAACGGCGACATCCATATCGGTCACGCCCTGAACAAGGGCCTGAAAGATTTTGTTGTTCGCTACAAGACGATGGCGGGCTTCCGCTGCAACTACATCCCGGGATGGGACTGCCACGGTCTGCCGATCGAGCAGAAGGTCCTCGAACTGATCCGTTCGAAGGGCGACACCAGCAGCGATGCTCTCGACATCCGCACGCAATGCGCGGAGTACGCCAAGAAGTGGGCGGCCGTGCAGAGCGAGCAGTTCCAGCGCCTCGGCGTCGGCGGCGAATGGGATCGCCCCTACATGACGCTCGATCCCGAGTACGAGGTCGAGATTCTGAACGCATTTGGTGCGCTCGTCGGCAAAGGCCTCGTGCATAAGGGCTTCAAGCCTGTGCATTGGGACCCGGTGTTCGAGACGGCCCTGGCCGAAGCCGAAATCGAGTACAACGAGGAGCACGTCTCCCACACGATCTACCTGCGCTTCCCGCTGTACGAGAACGAACTGCCCCAAGAGTTGGCCGGCGTTCCCAAGCCCACGATCGTGATCTGGACGACAACGCCTTGGACGATCCCCGCCAACATGGGCGTGGCGATGCACGCGAACTTCGACTACGTGGCCTATCAGTTGGGCGACGAGTCGCTGATCATTGCGAAGGACCTTCTTGAGCCGTTCCTGGAAGAGACCGGTCTCTCCGGAGGCAAGGTCGTCGCGGAATTCAAGGGCGCGATCCTCGAAGGCAAGCACTGCCATCATCCGGTTTTCCCGGAGCGTCCGTCCCTCGTGATGATGGGCGAGCACGTCACCATGGAAGCCACCGGTATCGTGCACACGGCCCCGGCTCACGGTGTCGAAGACTTCATGATCGGCAAGGAGTATGGCCTCGAGGTCTTCAACCCGGTCGATGAGAAGGGTTGCTACACGGACCTCTATCCGGAGATGCAGGGGACGAACGTCTTCGATGCGAATCCGAAGCTGATCGAGAAGTTCAAGAGCGAAGGCACGCTGGTTCACGCCGGCAAGATCACGCATAGTTACCCCTACTCCTGGCGCAGCCGCAAACCGGTCATCATGCGCGCCACGGAGCAGTGGTTCATGAATCTGAATGCGGACGGACTGCGCGAGAAGGCTCTCGATGAGATCGAGAACGTGCAGTGGATCCCCGCGTGGGGTCGCGACCGCATCTTCAACATGGTCCAGGGACGCCCTGACTGGTGCCTGTCGCGCCAGCGGTCCTGGGGTGTTCCCATCCCGTCGATCCACGACAAGCAGACCGGCCATTCCGTGCTGACGAAGGAGATCGTGGACAAGTTCGTCTCCTACGTACGCGAGGAAGGAACCGACTGCTGGTTCCGCCGGCCCGTGGAAGACTTCCTGCCCGAAGAGATGAAGGCGGAAGACGGCCGCTACGAGAAGGAATCCAACATTCTCGATGTGTGGTTCGATTCCGGCGCCAGTCACTTCGGCGTGCTGGAGCCGCGCGAGAATCTGAGTTGGCCCGCGGATCTTTACCTCGAAGGGGCCGACCAGCATCGCGGCTGGTTCCAGTCGAGTCTTTGGATCTCCGTTGGCGTGCGCGGATGCGCTCCCTATCGTGCCGTGCTGACCCACGGCTTCGTGCTCGACGAGCAGGGACGCCCAATGAGCAAGAGCCTCGGCAACGTCGTTTCGCCGCTCGAGGTCATCGACCAGATGGGCGCCGACGTGCTCCGTCTCTGGATTGCATCGGAAGAATATCGCAGCGACCTGGCCGCGTCGAAGGGCCTGCTTCAGCAGGTCAGCGGCGTATACCGTCGCGTTCGCAACACGATCCGCTTCCTGCTCGGCAACCTGAGCGACTTCGATCCGTCGAAACACTCCGTTCCGTACGCCGAAATGGAAGAGGACGATCAGTGGATGCTGGCGAAGCTCGACGATCTGACGCGTCGCATTCGCCGCGCCTACGACGACTATGAATTCCACCGCGTCTACCACTTGGTAAACGGATTCTGTGTGACGGAACTTGGCGGTATCTATCTCGATTGCTCGAAGGATCGCCTGTATTGCTCGGCGGCCGACGGCAAGATCCGCCGCGCTGCGCAAACCGTGATCTACGAACTGGCGACGCACCTGCTGCGGATGCTGGCGCCGATCATGCCATTCACATCGGACGAAGGCTGGAGCCATTTGCCCACGGCCGGTCGCGTCGAGAGCGTCCACATGGCCGACTTCCCCGCAGGCAACGATGCCTGGAAGAACGCGGAGTTGCTCGGCAAGTACGAGAAGCTCCTGGCCGTTCGTACAGAAGTCCAGCGCGCGATCGAGGCGCTTCGGTCCGGCGAAGAGAAGCTCGTTCGCAACTCGCTGGAGGCTGCAGTCAGCCTGAAGAGCGATGATGCCGCGACGCTGGAATTCCTGAAGAGCCAGGAGAATCTCGCGCGCCTGTTTATTGTATCGAGGATTGCGATCGAGGAGGAGGCGCCGTCCGCGGTGCCTGAGGCGTTGGCCGCGATGGGGTTGAAGGTGGGAGTAACTGTGACCCGCGTTGACGGTGAGAAGTGCAACCGTTGCTGGGTCTATGCGCCGGAGGTTGGACAGGACTCCGAGCATCCATCCCTTTGTGCACGCTGTGCAGACGCAGTCAGGAGTATGACCACGTGA
- a CDS encoding tetratricopeptide repeat protein — translation MDRDEKIRRLEALLEIESDDPLTHFLLGREYMDAERWEEAAQMLQRCVDLKPTYTAAYRFLGDSHRRMGDDAGARQAYQSGIDVAQETGDLQAGKEMEVLLKRLEKS, via the coding sequence ATGGATCGGGACGAGAAAATCCGTCGCCTGGAGGCGCTGCTGGAGATCGAGAGCGATGATCCGCTGACGCATTTCCTGCTTGGCCGGGAGTACATGGACGCGGAACGTTGGGAGGAAGCCGCCCAGATGTTGCAGCGCTGCGTGGACCTGAAACCCACCTACACGGCGGCCTACCGCTTTCTCGGGGATTCCCATCGGCGCATGGGAGACGATGCGGGGGCGCGACAGGCCTACCAGTCTGGCATCGACGTCGCGCAGGAGACCGGCGACTTGCAGGCCGGCAAAGAGATGGAAGTTCTACTGAAAAGGCTCGAGAAATCATGA
- the metG gene encoding methionine--tRNA ligase, protein MTDQHRHILVAVAWPYANGPQHIGHIAGAYLPPDIFARYNRMIGNNVLMVSGSDTHGTPITVRADEEGITPEQVVERFHPLFIESYLGLGLTFDLFTHTDTANHWATTHEMFTRHLENGYIYKDKQQQIYDPKAERFLPDRYVEGNCPRCGADGARGDQCDFCGATYDAIELKNPRSKVTGNTDLEARETEHFFLDLGKLNEPLIEWIQEGKDHWRTSVLNFTKATLEERKLRGRPITRDMSWGVTIPLDGYETKRIYVWYDAVIGYFSASKEWSTLSGDDDAWRHWLDSSVNPDARGYYFIGKDNIPFHTIIWPGMLHGFGGMNLPYDVPANEYLNMAGRKFSKSRGNVIGINDVLQRYQADAWRYALTALAPEAGDVNFTWDDFVERVNNELVATWGNLVNRALGFTFKRFDGAVPTPGELDDADRNLLAEIRAGFDSVGELYGAVKLKAAAAECRRLTSLVNQYFTEKAPFKVVKEDPEAAGTIVFVALQAVDWLKILWSPILPASGQKLHEMLGYEGRLFGRQYTETVADERGSHLVLRYDHTGATAKWEAGELKPGQALRKPEPLFVKLEDDVAAKEAGEDA, encoded by the coding sequence ATGACTGACCAGCATCGCCACATTCTTGTCGCCGTCGCGTGGCCTTACGCCAATGGGCCGCAGCACATCGGCCACATCGCCGGGGCGTATCTGCCTCCGGATATTTTCGCGCGTTACAATCGGATGATCGGCAACAACGTGCTGATGGTCAGCGGCTCGGACACCCACGGCACGCCGATCACCGTGCGGGCGGACGAGGAAGGCATCACGCCGGAGCAGGTGGTCGAACGTTTCCACCCTCTCTTCATCGAAAGCTATCTCGGCCTCGGGTTGACGTTCGACCTGTTCACACACACAGACACGGCGAATCACTGGGCGACGACGCACGAGATGTTCACTCGCCATCTCGAGAATGGCTATATCTACAAGGACAAGCAGCAGCAGATCTACGATCCAAAGGCGGAGCGTTTCCTGCCCGACCGTTACGTCGAAGGCAACTGCCCGCGATGCGGGGCGGATGGCGCGCGCGGCGATCAGTGCGACTTCTGCGGGGCGACCTACGATGCGATCGAGTTGAAGAATCCGCGCTCGAAGGTCACTGGAAACACGGATCTCGAAGCCCGCGAGACGGAGCACTTCTTCCTCGATCTCGGCAAGCTGAACGAACCCCTGATCGAATGGATCCAGGAAGGCAAAGACCACTGGCGGACCAGTGTGTTGAACTTCACGAAGGCCACGCTGGAGGAGCGCAAACTGCGCGGCCGCCCGATTACGCGCGACATGAGTTGGGGCGTGACGATTCCGCTCGATGGCTACGAAACCAAGCGCATCTACGTCTGGTACGACGCCGTGATCGGCTACTTCAGCGCTTCGAAGGAGTGGTCGACGCTGAGCGGCGACGACGATGCGTGGCGCCACTGGCTGGATTCTTCAGTGAATCCGGACGCACGCGGGTATTACTTCATCGGCAAGGACAACATCCCGTTCCACACGATCATCTGGCCCGGGATGCTGCACGGATTCGGCGGCATGAATCTGCCCTACGATGTGCCGGCGAATGAGTACCTGAACATGGCCGGGCGCAAGTTTAGCAAGAGCCGCGGCAATGTGATCGGAATCAATGATGTGCTGCAGCGCTACCAGGCGGATGCCTGGCGCTACGCGCTGACCGCGCTGGCTCCGGAAGCCGGCGATGTGAACTTCACCTGGGACGATTTCGTCGAACGCGTGAACAATGAACTCGTGGCGACCTGGGGTAACCTGGTGAACCGCGCGCTGGGATTCACATTCAAGCGTTTCGATGGGGCGGTTCCCACGCCGGGCGAACTGGACGACGCCGATCGGAATCTCCTGGCCGAGATTCGTGCCGGCTTCGACTCCGTGGGTGAGCTATACGGCGCCGTGAAGCTCAAAGCCGCGGCTGCGGAGTGCCGCCGTCTGACGAGCCTGGTGAATCAGTACTTCACCGAGAAGGCGCCCTTCAAGGTGGTGAAGGAAGACCCAGAGGCCGCTGGAACGATCGTGTTCGTTGCTCTGCAGGCCGTTGACTGGCTGAAGATACTCTGGTCGCCGATCCTGCCGGCCAGCGGGCAGAAGCTCCACGAGATGCTCGGCTACGAAGGGCGTCTCTTCGGCCGCCAGTATACGGAGACGGTCGCCGACGAACGGGGCTCACACCTGGTTCTCCGGTACGACCACACCGGCGCGACGGCGAAGTGGGAAGCCGGCGAGTTGAAGCCCGGCCAGGCCCTTCGCAAGCCGGAGCCGCTGTTCGTGAAGCTGGAAGACGACGTGGCTGCAAAGGAAGCGGGGGAGGACGCGTAG
- a CDS encoding purine-nucleoside phosphorylase, with the protein MSLYDQIQEAVQYIRTKTDVTPKAGIICGTGMGELADQPANLVKIPYDDIPHFPVSTVESHHGFLCFGELAGKPVVIMQGRFHRYEGYTLQQVTFPVRVIRALGAEALIIMNAVGSVNPLIRKGALVLAEDHINLMGDNPLIGPNDDRLGPRFPDMSEPYSRELSAAAQAVALEKKIPVQRGIMVAVTGPNLETRAEYRVFQRIGADLVTMSTIPEDIVAVHAGLKVMALSTVTDECYPEALEPVELAEIIAVAKSREADRQALVLGVIESL; encoded by the coding sequence ATGTCCCTCTACGATCAAATTCAGGAAGCCGTTCAGTACATCCGGACCAAGACCGATGTGACCCCGAAGGCCGGCATTATTTGCGGCACGGGAATGGGCGAGCTGGCCGACCAGCCCGCTAATCTCGTCAAGATTCCCTACGACGATATTCCGCACTTCCCGGTCTCCACGGTGGAGTCTCACCACGGGTTCCTTTGCTTCGGCGAACTGGCCGGCAAGCCGGTCGTGATCATGCAGGGGCGCTTTCACCGCTACGAGGGCTACACGCTCCAGCAGGTGACTTTCCCCGTGCGCGTGATCCGCGCGCTGGGTGCTGAGGCGCTGATTATTATGAACGCCGTGGGCAGTGTGAATCCACTGATTCGCAAGGGCGCGCTCGTTCTGGCCGAAGACCACATCAACCTGATGGGCGACAATCCGCTGATCGGGCCGAACGACGATCGTCTCGGACCGCGTTTCCCGGACATGAGCGAGCCTTACAGCCGCGAGCTGTCTGCCGCCGCCCAGGCCGTTGCGCTGGAGAAGAAGATTCCCGTGCAGCGCGGTATCATGGTTGCCGTGACCGGACCCAACCTGGAGACGCGCGCAGAATATCGCGTCTTCCAGCGCATTGGCGCCGACCTGGTGACCATGTCGACGATTCCGGAAGACATCGTCGCCGTGCACGCCGGCCTGAAGGTGATGGCTCTGTCGACCGTGACGGATGAGTGCTATCCAGAAGCGCTGGAGCCCGTGGAACTGGCCGAGATCATCGCGGTCGCCAAGAGCCGCGAAGCGGACCGCCAGGCGCTCGTGTTGGGCGTCATCGAGTCCCTCTGA